From the Saccharomonospora marina XMU15 genome, the window CGTGCGGTCGGCGCGGAACCCGTTCATCTCCGTGGCCGTCCAGCCGGGGGACGCGGAATTGATCCGGATCCGCGCCAGGTCCCCGTCCTCGCCGAAAGCCGCGGCGTACTGCACGGTGAGCATGTTGAGCGCCGCCTTGGAGCTGCAGTAGGCCATGCGCCGACTGGCGTCCCCGGGGAGTCTCGCCCCCGAGCTGGTCAGCGTCAGCGAGGCGGTCGTGCTCGACACGTTGACGATGCGCGGGGCGGCCGACCGGCGCAGCAAGGGCAGGAACGCGTTGATGACGGTGATGACGCCGAGCACGTTGACCTCGAACATCTCCCGGGCGACCGCGGCCGTGGTGGCCTCGGCGCCGCAGCCGCGGAAGACGCCCGCGTTGTTCACCAGGATGTCGAGGCGGCCGTGGCGCTCGCGGACCAGCTCGGCCGCCGCGGCAACGCCCGCCGGGTCGGTCACGTCGAGGGTCACCGGCGTCGCGCCCAGACCGGCCGCGGCGTGTTCGGCGGCGGCCGGGTCGCGGCTGCCCAGCAGGACGGTGACCCCCTTCCCGGACAGCTGCCGGGAAACCTCCCGGCCCAGCCCCCGGTTCGCCCCGGTCACCAACGCGATGGTCACGAAGCCCTCCGCAGGAGCCGCCGAAGCCAGTCGACCCGGCTGCGGCGGGCTGCCCGGGACACTGCCGCGTCGGGGACCCACCAGTCGAAGCTGTGGAAGGCACCCGACCAGATGTGGAGCTCGGCGTCTCCGCCGGCCAGCCAGATGCGGCTCGCGTAGTCCACCGTCGAATCGCGCAGCGCTTCGACGGCGCCGACGTCGAGGTATGCGGGCGGGAGCCTGGCGAGGTCGGTGGCGCGGGCGGGCGCCGCGTACGGGGAGACGTCGGTGGTGCCGCGACGGTCGCCGAGCAGGGCGGTCCAGCCTGTGCGATCCGATGTGCCGTCCCACAGCCCGGTCTCGGCCTGCTGCACCGAAGAGGGGGTGTCGCAGCGGTCGTCGAGCATGGGGCACTGGAGCAGCTGCCCGAGGGGGCGCGGGCCCCCGCGATCCCGGGCGAGCAGGGCGACGCCGGCGGCGAGGCCTCCGCCGGCGCTGTTGCCGCTGACGACCACCGCTTCCGGGCGCAGGCCCTGGTCCGCCGCGGCACCCATCACCCAGCGGAGCCCGGCGTAGCAGTCCTCCACGGGGGCCGGGTCGGGGTGTTCGGGCGCGAGCCGGTATTCGACCGACACGACGGCACATTGCAGTTCCTCGGCACGTTCGAGCTCGTCCGCCAAGTCCACGGCGCGGTAACCTCCGGCGACCATGCCGCCCCCGTGGATGTTGAAGAGCACCGGGTGCGGCGGCGGCGTGCGCGTGGGACGGCAGACGAGAAGCCGGACGCTCTCGGCGCCGGACGGACCGGGGGCGTGGTGTTCCTCGAAGTCGAACGCCCCTCCGCGGCGGATCTCGTCGTCGGACAGGGTGCCCGCCGCCCCCCTGGCCCGGCTGGCCGTGATCTTGTCCCGGGTCAGCGGCAGGTCCAGCTCCCGGCGCAGCCGGGCCACCGGTCCGGCGAGTTCCGGATCGAACCGCGGCGGTGGCCCGGGCCGGGTGGCCGCACCGGTCCTCGCGGAAATCTTCACGGGGCCGGCTCCGCGGCCTCGGCCGCACTCCGCTCCAGCCGGTCGGCCATGGCGGCGATCTCGTCGTCGGAGGCGGTCAGCGGCGGCGAGACGATGACCGCCTCGCCCGGCTGGCGGAGCAGCAGGCCGTTCTCCTTCGCCCGCTCGACCAACCGGGCGGCGGCGTCCCAGGTCGACAGCTCGACAACCACGATCAGGCCGCGACCGCGGACGTCGACCACCTCGTGCCGCCCGGCGAGCGGGCCGAGCCGGTCCAGGAGGTCCTTGCCGAGGCTGCCGGCCCGGGCGACCAGGTTCTCCTTCTCCACG encodes:
- a CDS encoding SDR family NAD(P)-dependent oxidoreductase, which encodes MTIALVTGANRGLGREVSRQLSGKGVTVLLGSRDPAAAEHAAAGLGATPVTLDVTDPAGVAAAAELVRERHGRLDILVNNAGVFRGCGAEATTAAVAREMFEVNVLGVITVINAFLPLLRRSAAPRIVNVSSTTASLTLTSSGARLPGDASRRMAYCSSKAALNMLTVQYAAAFGEDGDLARIRINSASPGWTATEMNGFRADRTVEQGARAVVALALLPDDGPTGGFFDDSGPVGW
- a CDS encoding alpha/beta hydrolase fold domain-containing protein, translated to MKISARTGAATRPGPPPRFDPELAGPVARLRRELDLPLTRDKITASRARGAAGTLSDDEIRRGGAFDFEEHHAPGPSGAESVRLLVCRPTRTPPPHPVLFNIHGGGMVAGGYRAVDLADELERAEELQCAVVSVEYRLAPEHPDPAPVEDCYAGLRWVMGAAADQGLRPEAVVVSGNSAGGGLAAGVALLARDRGGPRPLGQLLQCPMLDDRCDTPSSVQQAETGLWDGTSDRTGWTALLGDRRGTTDVSPYAAPARATDLARLPPAYLDVGAVEALRDSTVDYASRIWLAGGDAELHIWSGAFHSFDWWVPDAAVSRAARRSRVDWLRRLLRRAS